The Bombus vancouverensis nearcticus chromosome 3, iyBomVanc1_principal, whole genome shotgun sequence genomic sequence ATTGGTGTTGAGAAATTCAGAATCGCACATTACATCTcatttgaattaattttttatttcaaaataaacgtTTCCCTACAATGAGGAATCCTATATATTATTCGTCGAGTCGATTCCCAATGCTCactgaaaatttatgaaatagcTCGTACTTTACCATATTCACTCGAACAGGAAACCTTTCTTTGCATTATGCATGTATCTATGTTCGAAAACAACATTTTTCCAACCAAACTTACGGCAAACTCTGTGGTACACGTTCGTACACGGAAgtcgattatttaataatatattaacgtATTTAATACATACAGCATGCCCTCCAATTTAATGTCAAAACTTCGGGAACCTGTAAGGGATCGATAAACTAATTGTAaataaagagagaagaaaaaaaattttcgtttgctcatttatttatttacacttATTTGTTCGTGCTATCGTCTATTTTATGAAGATACtgttcaaaatgctctctgcaACAATGCAAGCATTACATTTAACATTGATCGTTCTAATTGCAGCTAGATATTGCCCTGGAGATATCAGATGCACTACAGCTATGATTCGGTCTCTTGGAATACACaagtgtaaataaataattaaaagaacgaaaacgtttttgtttctttttccgcGACTGTCCCCAGGACGAAGTGAAAAGGTCTTGACATTTAAATTGGGGTCACCCTATATATTACTTCTTCATAAATCAACAAAATATGTATGATTTAATACATTTTAAGTACTAATTGCACATGTGCAAAGTACCGTATTTATGATGCGtgactaaaatataaataaaatgaagtCGATTGTCGAAAATGAATCGAAAATCCATGCCTACAtattttttcaatgaaattgaccatataaattaataaatttcatatattatttaaattgataTTACATACTGCAGGTTCCTACTTTAAATTTTTATGATACGTTTTTTCTTAATCGTTAATGAAGATAGATATTACTATTATGAAAGAAATATGACATTCTATGAAGGCAATTTAAATAAGAAGACAGGGTCAACGAAAATTACTTATATCCATTGTAAATCTTTCACTTTTATTATGTCAAACGAAAAAACAATATTTCCAACACCATTGAAACAACTTCTAATTATACCCTTACTATCTTCAAAAGTATATACATCTCAAATCGCCATTTCTGAACAATCAAAATGAAAATCAATAGAATTATCGCGATGAAGCGAAAAAGAGTGGTCTTATCATTCGAGAAGATCGTTCAAGGATCCGCTTGATTCGTTCGCCAAATTCAATTCAGACTCGGAAGGCAGATGGTTGTAAGTTACAAGCGTAGCCGGTCTGATTAATTTGAACAATAGTTTCGAGGTACAATAGACCTATATCTAGTGATGACAATGGAAGTTTAAAATGCCCTGACTCTATTAAAGTATAACTGGACCGCGACATAAACTTTGTCCACTTCCCATTGACTAATTGTTTTCGTGACGTTATGGTTTACCGTTGGTGGAAGTTATGGAAATGAACCTAGGCTATGCATCAGATATCCTAGCAATTCGATTTTCTACGTTTTCGAGTTCCCACTGTCCTTGTTCCGTACCGACGACGTACGAGAAAGAATAGGAGAGGAGGATCTGCATTTCCAATGAAGACCGCCCGTCGACACTGCAATTTGGAATCGCGATTTCTAAGCAGAACGGATTGTTCACTTACTGCACGCCCTTTTTCTGTGAATCCACAAAGAGTTTGACACAACGAAAAAATCTGAAATCCCGATCGTGCCAAGAAAACTGAGGACACTGATCGATGTTGTTATTGAGAAGTTGAAAAAGTAAGGTAACTTCCTCTTTCCTTGTAATTTCTATCGTTTAAACTAATTAAGATATCAAAGATTAACTCTGCTGCATTCTTCACAGCGTTCTGAATTAATCATATATTTCAGTCGCTAAAAAGTTTCTTAACTTTGAAGAAGATGGAAAGAATCATTAATGACATACTTGATTTCCCGTTTCAACGGTATGATAAATATTtccttaaaatattaaaagatcttttctttgttgaaatGAGAGAGAGACATCGTCTCCTGAGATTTTTCGTGGTTATAGTGGGCGTTCGGCAACAGCTGGTAGAAAATTTATGAGATGGTTCAATAAACCAAAATAAGAGAGAAATGGAGAATAACAGAACTCACGTTTTAGACTTCGTTTTATAGTTACTGAcattcgaaaatcgatgtgtaTACGTGTTTATATCTGCGCATGTGTACCTGTGTTCGAATGTAACGCTGCACTTTCCTACCCGCCGAATTAATTAGGTAAAACTCGAGGGAATTCTTTTAGTTGATTCTCGATCAATGGAACCTTTATGCGTCATTAGTAATACTTTCGGAAGTAGCGTTCATGGCACGTTTGGTTATTGGAAATACGATggacataaaaaataaatgaaaaaaacatTATTACAATTGATAAATGAAATTGCTCTGAATGCTAAATATCCAATTCAAAAATAGCTTCTTCTTTAAAATACGAGTgtcgtaaaattataattatttacagaACTCATACTTTCGCTCCTCCGAACGAtacaatatgtaaatattagCTGTTTACTATTTTAGtaataaagatttaaaaatatcgTAGTTCGATGATCGACACACGTATATACGAAAACTGTATCGATACTACTTTGAATTGGTTGAAGaacgataaataaaagatataaagatTTACGTGCATACATACACCAATGTTCTTCTCCCTTCCTTGATAACAAAAACCACGTTAAAAACGAAAAAACGACAGTTTTACGGAAAAGCCAATATTATTGTCAGCTGCTTTAATAGGTCACTTTACCATTATATTTGGAAATGTTATTTCAATCGGAAGAAAAGATCATAAGTTTTCGCGGACACTGGAATTAAATTGAAAGAGCTCAACTTTCGACATTTATAGAATCAGTTTTAAATATCACCGAACGAAATTCAAACGGGGAATGAGAAACAAATTGTTCATAGCTTAATGAAGTACTAGCAGCTTGATCTAGGATGCAGTTATCGCAAAAAGATAGTGCTAGACCGCAAGCAAACATGTTTACAGCCTGCATGTTGGAAATACTTTCTACAACTCGTCTAGAAAATCTTTTGTGGAGGGAAAAATAAACACGAACCACTTGTTCtgtgatattttctttttttgagaaattttagtttgatgatatttaatttattgactACATAATCTCTCTCTAAAGCCACTTATTTTTGTCGTCCTAATTAAGAGTAATATTTCTAACGaatcatttttttattcattgCAGTAGTtactaaaagataaaaaataaaaaataatatcatACCTTTCATAAAACTTTACTGAATTCTTTCttgctacatacatatatatctcaTCCCGTtcatgaaatttcgaaaatgtTTCATCTAAttcgtttatatatttttgtttcagcATTATCTCAGAATAAAAatcctataaaaaaaatagcagaagtgctatatttaaaaaaaaaggtgAATCAGACTAAGGTCAATTCAGCTATTATTTTATGGAAAAAATAAATACCTGCCGGTCTCTCGTTTGATACCAAAAGAGATCTTCGTCGGATGACACCAAAAGTACACCGATCTCCGTAAAACattcaaaatcaaataaatcaataagcgataaaataaaatgaatttacgagacacaaaagaaataaaaataaatttcttacgATATAAACCAGCCGCAAACAGTTTTGAAAATGACTGACATTTCAAATACGCAGCAACATGAATAATAGGACGTATTCAAAAATTTCGGAGAATGTCGATATATGCCACGGAATTCCAATTTTATCAGCCACAATCAATGCATGTGCACAAACATTACATATTGTTTGCTTAATTATTCAACAGCAGCGTAAGCTTGGAATTTAAATAGTTAATTACATTACCCCACAATCGGAAATGAATCATTGTATTCCACCAGTAGCTGATTTAGCTACTTCGTTCGTTAGTCATCGTCATAGACGTCGTGTTTGGGGGCTGATCTTATTTCTCTGATActtatatatgtaattatctTCACGGATTAGTGACGACGTTATGATTAACAACCGATGTAACAATCGATGTAATCCACCGATGAAATCCATGTAAAGGCTTGATTATGATGAACGATGTGAAGAAAATAAACCATgacgaaattttgcgtgaaaatatacaaaatagaaGTATTCTCGATGTGTGGAGACTTTCACCGAGACAAATATCACGGCTATGTACAGTATGCTGATTACAAAACCTTCTAATATCGGATTTAGTGCTTTAAGTAATATCGATTTCCTTTTTGTCCTCGTAGAATACGAGAACACTCGATTTTATCAAGTATTTTACTGGAAAATTAGAGTTTATACAATCTCCTTATTGTAAGATATGAAATGTTCCTTTTTTTCTAAAAAAGCcaaaatttcttattattttttcaacaatacaatttcttcaaatttttccTAATagccgaaaatttaatttttgttcgaaaatataaatttaaagaaaattaaaatataaaatgttgaatataatgaaagTTTATGCTTAGAATCATTTAAGTTTCGTAGCATGAAATTTAAGATTTATGGCTAAATATTGTCGAGTAGTGTATAAAACGTTACGGTTAACCGGTGCCATTTGTTCCAGTCCCAAAGTAATTTTTGTTCTTAAGTAACATAATAAACCTATCTTCAAGTGAATGTTTTGATATCATTCAAACACTTTAAGGAATTGCTTAATCTTCGATTTCTGTGTTTTCAATTTTCGGAATTTATATCATTTTCCTTTCCGGGTGTTGCTTCCTGGCACACATATGTTTGGATTTGTAGAATCAGACCACTTTCACCGTATGATTCAAACACATTTTTATACAAACTTGAATATAATCTGTCACTTCAAATCACGAAATACATATAgttcttttaaaaaaatttacttaTGACCACGTGGCGGACATACCTCAAAATAGAACCAGACGACATggctttttttcatttctttctattATAATTCGTGAATCAAGCATGAATAGATTACAAAGATGGAAGCAATCCATTTCTTGCTATCACTCAGtaataaaatgtttatattCAGACATATGTTATAAACCAAAAAATAAAAGTCAAGTCGTTGCTTttagtttttaaaattattatcaatAAAAATTAGGTGAGTAAAATCGAATGGAATCGAATGAAAAACTTCCTCCTCGCTGAAGCATTAGCTACCAGAATCTATAACCTTACAAATCCAACCCCGTACGCTGATCTCAATcatttttatcaaaaacattATACGATAAATTTAGCTTATATTTCAAGGTGGTTGTACGTGAAAGTAATAATCAAACATCGGTAAACGGTAGTTACACGATAGTAAAAGCGAATTGTTGTTTGCATGTATAAGTAGGCAGAAAGGAGAGAAGAGGGTAAGTAACGGCATAACAGAAAAAGATGCAACGACAACAGAGTTGTCGTCATTATTATTGTATGAATCAACATCACGACGATGTCTTTGATGTGAATATGGTGGTTGAAGAGTGTAACAATGCTTCGAATGTGGATCTTTATAGGTATTTTCATGCCGGACGCTTGCGCTGGAAGTACGACACGCAGCCAAACAAACTTGGAAACGGTCTAGATTGCGAAGCCGTTTCTTCACTACATCTTGGTCCCTGTGTGCTTTATGATTGTCTCTAAGTAAACCTAATAGCACATCCTTCCTCCCCTTTATTTGCTGTTAATAACAATGCGTCATTAATACTTCTGTTATTctctataattaaaaaaaaaaaaaaaaaaaggaaaaactaaAAGCCACCTTGCCAGGATGTAGGCAGCAGGAAACACAATATTCATAGATAGCACAGCACCCTTGAGCATTACATGTTTTACAGCTATACCTCTCTTTCTTGGCTATAGTTGATGTATCCTcatttttattagaatcttTTTGTTCCATATTACAACAACCATTAGGCAAAATTTCTTGTCTAGAGCATACAATGCCACGCTCATCTACTATTAGAACTTTACCCTATCAGAACGATAAGAAATCAGAATGTCACTTAATTTAACACATTATTTTCATTACTCCAGAATGTAATGTACCTGTATGGAATTACGACAAGGATGAACCATAGTATCGGTGTCATTTAAATTTGACACTGCTTCTACATTTAATGGATTCTCGTTTGCCCCTTGATCAACGATTGCCATCTGCCACAGTGGTGGTTTACCAGATGCTCTCAATTGCTCCGATAATGCATCATCATCAGAAATTAAGTCATCGTTATTGTCATTAATTAGCATAGGGTCCATGTCATCAAGATCATTATCCAAAGCAAATGTCTTTTTCTAGGGATCAGATAATATTCTGTTCTAAACTCCAAATCAAAATTCATATGTTTGATCATGCAAACTTTCATatacttataatatatatttcaatacaATTTTCCGATATTGTTTACCTCGTTACGAAAAAGTGAAAAGGCGCAGTAGGTAAGAGACAAAGCAAAGATGAGCCCAAGTACGAGGCGCCGTCTAATGATCCTGAACAGGCTGCCACAACTCGGCATTCTTTCCACTTTTTGCAATTTATTCTCGTATTTTTATTCGACATTAAATTTCCAGTCTTCTATTCCAGCACATGATTGTAACTGATAGCAcaaagtaattttatttaactATTTCTGCTATAAAATTTTGTGTGATTAAAAATGCTAATCGCATGAAAAATATCAAAGTGTAAATTGATATACAAATTACATTCAGTATGACATGAGTTGATATAAAGAAAGTgtggaaaattttttttttattattatgttgtTATGTTGTAGGTTATGTTGTTTTTGTTATAGTCACATTGCAAACGTTTTGTGAAACGCTTACCCATCTTCAAATGTGAATAGTTATAACATAAACTTTTTATCAGTCAATTGTATGATCAACAGGACAGAccgatatttcgttataaaatttattaggtTCTTGTCACCGAATGTCCAAATAGTGATATAAGAAGTGCATTGGCCTGCTCAATATGGCAGTAAAGTTGGCAGTACTTTATGTTAGATGTCACTGCTTGTTGAATTAACAATTTGATATCAACATATGATAttaaattctcaacgcgagaattgattgtaatttcaacaaataaataaaaaaaaaaatatgatattatgaactaattaaatttcagttatacatatatgtatgtacatacatatgtgaaatttactattttataaaataggTTCATATTGCTAAAAGTTTATGACTAATAAAATTAAGCTTATGACTTCTTTTGTGTCGCATTACCATTAATCTTTctaatacatattttttaatttcgattATAGAAACTGAATGCATAGTTCTGAAGTTTAATTTTTGATATGAAACAAAAATACGATTTGCgatcataaaatatttttctgatttgggaaatttaaaaaacatttgcaATCTTTGAAACAACTGAACTTAgttattttctataaatatacatccctataataaagtaaaattagTAACTAAAAATTATGATATCCTATCTGAGAAATAAAAGGCTATAATAATGCAATTTGGAGTGATACAGTGGGCAATATCATTAACAATTTTATGCGTTATTTTTgtcattattattttttttattattcaacttGGCAAACGAGACCGTAATCTTGAACTCCAGACCTCAACTAAACACTAAAAATCCTGGTgtgtttgaaacattttttcaacCCATTTCACGTTCAGAtataattaacaatattaaaaattaatctctTTTGTTGTTTAtgataaataagtataaaataattattttttattatgaaGTGCTTTTACAAAAATCAACCTCATTTCGAAAACAAACAATTcatcaattttttaattgtaaTCAGTAGCATTATCTATTTTTCAGACCAAATGTTACAGCTGCCACCTAGTTGATTAACAACAACTTTATAGAATTAAATGGCAAAGGTATTACTAATATATTTCAACTATTCAGTTCATTATGTATGAACGATTGTTCGTGCAACGGCAATATCCTATACAACGCAAGTTAACCAAGTACgtaataagaaattaaatatcaaCGGTAATCAATTTTATACGATGTAAGTAATAAGAAAATACGATACAATTGAAGTAACAAGATTTATATCTTTATGTTGGGTTTTGCTActttagaattttttaatttcaatattatttatcttatacaattttattatcgttttgttaTCGATTAAAATTGTctcatttaattataaatttcacaAAAACAATTCGGCTTCGGAAGAATCACATATATAAACAAAGACATTCAATCGTCTTTTTTTTCGTTAGCGTATTTGAGCGTAAatctagaaataatttatagtTTCAAGAGCTAGTCCCCACTAATAATGATTCTCTTGAACTCTATTATGTATATACACTTTGTATATTACAGAAGCAGAGCTTATATGGTTTACATTTTCACTTTTCTATGGttatatttagtaaatataatttatatgcaAATTATCTAACAACATTAATCTCTAATATGTTATCTTAAGGTTACTTTCTATTCGGGGAACCATTATcaaacataacgttatatatattGTTCAGAGAATTGGGTGAAAAATTCCTCCAAGTATACTTACTTCCATATAACGTCACAGATTTGcaacattatatatatttcgtacaaGCGGCGTTTAAGCGTAATAAAACACAATCCTTAAAGGAAAATACAACTGTAAAACGATAGACCCTATAAGTAATCTTAAACAAATGATATAACATAAAAAAATACACATCCCATTCCTTTGTATTTCAGTGTGGTCGTAGCAAACGTGACAAATTGTGACCAATTAGAGACTAGAAGTCGCTTCAAGTGGTTGGTTATACATCCCCACCAAATCATAAGGGTCCAGGTTCAGAATCTCTTCAGCAGTCAGCGTACACCAACAGCCGGGAAACATCAGGTGGTTGGATAGTACTGCATGCGAGATgctacaaaagaagacatttcaaCTTGATATACCGGATACTAAATACCATAACGCAAATATCAGAATAACACGATTGTGTCCCGGTTGCAACTTAAACAGATTGGAGGAAAGGATCATAGTGTGCTTGAAACATTCGTTGCCGTGGATTCAACGAAAAGCATCGCTGCAAGCATTAGACTTTTGTAGGAGGTGCAGGCAAGCGTTGTACAAGGTATTATCTTTTAACTGAGAAGTTACAGGTCTAAAAAAGTGTTAGGTATAGTTCTTGTACTTGATTGCTTGATATAAAGAAAGAAttcgaaatttcgaattgaTTTTTAATAGTAGTAGAAGAAGCCTATTCTTGAAGATTCATTAAAGATAGAGTATAAAGTGATATGTACTATATGTTTCTGTGATACGATTTTGTGAAGTTAAATGAGTGGATGATACTGGTAGAATTAGGCAAAGTGATAGTTCGTTTGTTTGCAAGAATAGTGCAAATTACATTTGTAATCGTTAATATCTGAGGCATCTGAAATCGTTAGTTGTTTCGTCtttttgtttaatatattttttcatttattcaagAGTGATGTTCATTTATTCGTATTTATGTAAAAGTTGGAACTATTggatattattaatttacaagtgaacaattttattcgtatacattttcaatatattattagtaataataaGCATCATGTAAAAATACGTATTAGAAATTGAATTATGTATTATTTCACAATTAATTGTGAAAAACGAACAAAAAGGAACTGCGAGACTTGGGTATCAGGGTGCTGTTAGCTTTCTGCATTGCTTTCGTTTTAttcgtaaaataattaataattaaaatatggtCATAAGAATATCATtatttctacattatatttagtgaattttatggaaattttattggATTCTTTACAATTATTTTGTATGAATTTATGTAATTGTGTCGTGCAGAAAACTTCTGTtggtatatacgtatgtactgTTCATTCAAGGGAAGATGTAAGTTGGTAAACATATAAATTGATCACAGATGTTAGACAAATACTCGAATACTAGGAAGTAGTCAAACGTAGTGTTATTTGGTCTCCTGgtaatttgcaaaatatttaagCCTGACATATATACTTTAGTTACTTTATAAGGTTCTTGTTtggtttttcttctctttttaacATCATTATTTGAAACTATCAGCTcagtaaaaattattaaaaaaaattttttttttattagtctATTAATTACTAAGTATAAACAATCCAAATTCGTAGCTTTAGCATAATGGaagatattacttttattataggATTCATAGAGTTTTATTGCATTATTATGTGCATATTTCTAACTAAAAAGTATTCGTATTTCGTTCTTCGCGTTTACTCTGGAGGATATACTGTTACATCAAATTTCTCGGAATTGTTTGTTGCTGAAGAGGAGTAATATGATCCTGCCACTCTTCTAATATGATACAATAAGCTTATCCCAAAGAAtttagagaagaaaaagaattacGTATATACAAACCagttaatttttaaatacaaacctatatatttttataaatgtcaTAGTATAGTTTTGGGAATTGAAATCATCCTTGGAAAAAATGCAAATAGTCAAGTGATAGTTCGTGAAATATCTTGGAAATGCTACTAAATCAATGCTGTTGATAAAGACCGATCGTTCTTACCATGTGGAGAAATGAAAAGTGAAGAGTTTTCTTTAGTCTAGATTCTTTAGCTAGGGAGTCGTAAAGTATCTTCTGAGGGACAGCAgggattatttttatttgaaaacacTTGAAATGACACTTGTTTcaaataagttatttattttaatatgacTGCAGTGCTATATTAGATAAAAGTTGattatataaagtatattagatttaaattaattaaacaaaaatatatttttaaaatcgattaatattaatatcaacaAGGTTCTCTGAAGGGTTGCAGTTACTTAAAATGCAGGTTTTTCTTTATATAACTTTTCTTACAGA encodes the following:
- the LOC117165812 gene encoding SREBP regulating gene protein isoform X2 gives rise to the protein MDPMLINDNNDDLISDDDALSEQLRASGKPPLWQMAIVDQGANENPLNVEAVSNLNDTDTMVHPCRNSIQGKVLIVDERGIVCSRQEILPNGCCNMEQKDSNKNEDTSTIAKKERYSCKTCNAQGCCAIYEYCVSCCLHPGKQIKGRKDVLLGLLRDNHKAHRDQDVVKKRLRNLDRFQVCLAACRTSSASVRHENTYKDPHSKHCYTLQPPYSHQRHRRDVDSYNNNDDNSVVVASFSVMPLLTLFSPFCLLIHANNNSLLLSCNYRLPMFDYYFHVQPP
- the LOC117165812 gene encoding SREBP regulating gene protein isoform X1 gives rise to the protein MPSCGSLFRIIRRRLVLGLIFALSLTYCAFSLFRNEKKTFALDNDLDDMDPMLINDNNDDLISDDDALSEQLRASGKPPLWQMAIVDQGANENPLNVEAVSNLNDTDTMVHPCRNSIQGKVLIVDERGIVCSRQEILPNGCCNMEQKDSNKNEDTSTIAKKERYSCKTCNAQGCCAIYEYCVSCCLHPGKQIKGRKDVLLGLLRDNHKAHRDQDVVKKRLRNLDRFQVCLAACRTSSASVRHENTYKDPHSKHCYTLQPPYSHQRHRRDVDSYNNNDDNSVVVASFSVMPLLTLFSPFCLLIHANNNSLLLSCNYRLPMFDYYFHVQPP